Proteins encoded in a region of the Orcinus orca chromosome 8, mOrcOrc1.1, whole genome shotgun sequence genome:
- the TTC36 gene encoding tetratricopeptide repeat protein 36: protein MGTPNDQAVLQAIFNPDTPFGDIVGLDLGEEAEKEEGDEDGVFPRAQLEQAKALELQGVMAAEAGDLSTALEKFGQAINLLPERASAYSNRAQARRLQGDVAGALEDLERALALSGGRGRAARQSFVQRGLVARLQGRDDDARGDFERAARLGSPFARRQLVLLNPYAALCNRMLADMMGQLRGPRDRR, encoded by the exons ATGGGGACTCCAAATgatcaggcagtgttgcaggccATCTTCAACCCCGACACTCCGTTTGGAGACATTGTTGGGTTGGACCTGggagaggaagcagagaaggaagaaggagatgAAG ATGGAGTTTTCCCTCGAGCACAGCTGGAGCAGGCCAAGGCCCTGGAGCTGCAAGGGGTgatggcagcagaggctggcgacCTCAGCACAGCCCTGGAGAAGTTTGGCCAAGCCATCAACCTGCTGCCTGAGAGGGCCTCGGCTTACAGCAACCGAGCCCAGGCCCGGCGACTCCAGGGAGACGTGGCAG GTGCCCTGGAGGACCTGGAGCGCGCGCTGGCGCTGAGCGGCGGCCGGGGTCGCGCCGCCCGCCAGAGCTTCGTGCAGCGCGGGCTCGTGGCGCGACTGCAGGGCCGGGACGACGACGCCCGCGGGGACTTCGAGCGGGCGGCGCGGCTGGGCAGCCCGTTCGCTCGGCGCCAGCTGGTGCTGCTCAACCCGTATGCGGCGCTGTGCAACCGCATGCTGGCCGACATGA